Within Pirellulales bacterium, the genomic segment ACGACGTGCTGATGATCGAGTGCAGCGAATCGGTCTGTTTTTCGTCAGGCCCGAGGCGGCGCCAGATTTGTTCCACGGCCGGCCGATCGGAGAGCAGCTTCAACATCAATGAGCCGTCATAGAAACAACTGACGAATAGACGGTCCTTCTCCACGATCGGCGTGGCGATGTTGATGATCATGCGGGTCGGCGTGAAGGGATGCTCCCAATATTGCTTGCCCGAGGCCGGGTCGAGACCGGCGACGTGCTCACCGGTCCAGCAGACCAGCACGCGCTTGCCGGCCTGCTCGATGATAATGGGCGCCGAGTACGAAGCATTGTCACCGAGTGCCCGCCAGCGTTCCTTGCCGCTCACCTTGTCAAAGGCCACCAGGCAGGCGTTCTCCTCGCCGCCGATTTGCACGATCACCAGGTCTTTGTCGACTAGCGGCGACGCGGCGATGCCCCAGATGGGCATGCGAATCTTGTACTCGGTATTCAGATCCTTGGCCCACAAGACCTTGCCGCCGGCCGCATCGTAGCAGTGCAGGTGGCCCATCGTGCCCAGCGCGTAAGCGCGTCCCTCGTCGATCGAGACCGAGGCACGCGGCCCGGCGACATATTGCACGGTGTACTCGCAGTCGTACTCGTGCGACCAGAGCTTCCGGCCGGTCATGGCGTCGAACGCGTGCGTCCGCTCGATCTGCTTGGGCATATCGACGCGATCCATCACGAACACGCGACCATCGGCCACGGTGGGCCCGCAGTATCCGGCCC encodes:
- a CDS encoding PQQ-binding-like beta-propeller repeat protein → MRKIFPILAVCAILLGHTCAATADDWPQWRGPKRDGVWRESGIVTKLPPGKIAHRWAAPIGAGYCGPTVADGRVFVMDRVDMPKQIERTHAFDAMTGRKLWSHEYDCEYTVQYVAGPRASVSIDEGRAYALGTMGHLHCYDAAGGKVLWAKDLNTEYKIRMPIWGIAASPLVDKDLVIVQIGGEENACLVAFDKVSGKERWRALGDNASYSAPIIIEQAGKRVLVCWTGEHVAGLDPASGKQYWEHPFTPTRMIINIATPIVEKDRLFVSCFYDGSLMLKLLSDRPAVEQIWRRLGPDEKQTDSLHSIISTSYMAGDYVYGVDSYGELRCLDAKTGDRIWESQQAVPRERWATIHMVKHGEDIWMFNDRGELLITRLSPEGFKELSRTKLLDPTTEQLRRKDGVCWSHPAYAYKHVFARNDKELVCADLSAP